TGAAGCTTTCTTTGAAGAAAGGAGGTAGATGCTTTGCCCTCAGACCTAATTATTTCTACTGCCTGATTATATAAATCATCTTTATCTTCCATATTTTGATTATGGCCAATTTCTTTTTCATCAGCAAAGTTTAGTATTTCATCAACATAATCTGGCTCCGCTTGCGATCTTAAGAAATTATTTATTTTTTCTATCTCATTATCTGAAACAAAAGGTGCGTGTATCCTGACTATCCTGTTCGCAGACGACATATAAAGCATGTCTCCTTTTCCTAATAATTGTTCTGCACCTTGTTCACCTAGAATTGTTCTGCTATCTATTTTTGATGTTACTTGAAATGATATTCTGGTTGGAAAATTTGCTTTAATTGTACCTGTAATTACATCTACACTAGGCCTTTGAGTGGCCATTATGATATGAATACCAGCAGCCCTCGCCATTTGTGAAAGTTTTTGTATGTAATTTTCAATTTCTTTACCAGCAACTAACATTAAATCAGACATTTCATCGACAACAACAACTATGTATGGCATTGGAAGTTTGTGTTTTGAATTGTATCCATCAATATTTCTCACTCCTTCTTTTGTCATTAATCTATATCTACTCTCCATTTCTTTAACTACCCAACCAAGAACAGATGCAGCCTTTTTAGCTTCTGTTATTACAGGACATAGCAAGTGAGGTATTCCTTCATACGTTGAAAGCTCAAGCATTTTAGGATCAATTAAAATAAATTTACATTTGTCTGGTGTGTGCCTGTATAGAAGTGATAAAATAATAGTATTTATACAAACAGATTTACCTGATCCAGTAGTCCCAGCTATAAGCAAGTGAGGCATCGAAGATAAATCTCCAACCACAGGTATACCAGATATACTTTTGCCTAACGCTATGGGTAATTTTATCTCTCTTTTTTTAAAATCTTGGTTTTTTAAAATTTCACTTAAATAAACATTTTCTCTGGCATTATTAGGAAGTTCAATTCCAACAGTATTTCTACCTGGTATTGTTGCAATTCTTGCAGATTCTGAACTTGTATTTCTAGCTATATCGTCTGATAAATTAATAATTTTAGAAACTTTTACTCCTGCAGCTGGCTCAAATTCATTTAAAGTAACAACTGGACCGTGGCTTACTTTTTTAATATTTCCACTCACACCAAAATCTAAAAGTATTTTTTCTAAAAACTCTGAATCATATATTTCATTTTCTTTTAAATTTCCCCTTTCGTTTTTTGAAGGGATTTTTAACAAGTCAACACTTGGCAATTTAAAAGTAGTTTTGACTGTGTTTTTATTTTCCGTCTTGATAAAAGGTAAATCTCCTTGAATTAAATTTTTAATTTCTTCTTGAGGTATATATTCATTAATAATTTCATTTTTATTAGTATAATTTTTTTCATTATTTTTATTTAAAAATTTTAAAATTTTTTTTAAAAATATAAAAAATTTAATTAGATTGAAGTTGATACTAATTAGAAATACAAATAAAATAATAACAATCAACATGTAGTAAGATAAAGTTGCATTAATTTCTATCAATGAATTAAGGAAAGTTTCATTTAAAAATGATCCTACGAAACCTCCATTCCCATTTATATAAAGAGTAAAAGCATTAGAATAAAAATTAGCAAAGAAGAGAGCCCCAAATAATGAGTAAAGAATAATAAAAAACGTATTTTCAATTATTAAAAAAAACTCTTTATGTCTAATAATATTTATCCCGGTAAAAATAAATGTAAGTGAAATTAAATATGCAACTAAACCCACTGATTGAAAAAATAAATCAGAAACAAAACTTCCATGAAATCCTAAAGTATTTCTAATTTCTGTGTTATCTGGAAATATAAAATTAGGATCCTCAGGTGAGTAGGTTAGCAATGCAATTAATAATAAACAGCCTCCACTAAAAACAATTGTTCCAAAAATTTCTGCTAGTCTTTTAATTAAAAAATTAATGAATAAATTAGCTGTTTTTTTAATATCCATATGTATGAATCAATTTTACCACTTTGTATCATCTAATTTTTATTGTTAAAATTAAAAATAATATGAGAGTTTGTATTCTTGGAACTGGTTTATCGAGCCTTACATTGGCTAAAGCATTAGTAAATCAAAACATTTATGTAGATTTGTTAGCTCAAAAAAAAAATCTCTTAATAGATAAATCTAGAACAATTGGAATTACTAAAAGCAATATTGATTTTTTAAATAAAAATATAATCAATATTGAAAAAATTATTTGGAAATTAAAAAAAATTGAAATTTTTAGTGAAAATTTTAAAGATCAAACATTAATAGAATTTAAAAATAATAATAAGGAGCTCTTTTCTATCGTAAAAAATTATAAATTTTATGAGCGTTTAGAAAAAAGTTTAAATCAAAATAATTATTTTAAAAAAAAAAATTTTCAAAAAAAAATTAAATTTAAAAAAAAATATGAACTTGTAATAAATACTGATTTTTCAAATAGTATCAGTAGAAAATATTTTAGTAAAAAGATTATTAAAAAATATAATAGTCTTGCATATACAACAATTATCAAACACGATAAAATAAAAAATAATGTAGCTTCTCAAATTTTTACTAAACAAGGGCCTTTGGCTTTTCTTCCGATTTCTAACAGAGAAACTTCGATTGTGTATTCTTTAGATTCAAATTCTAAAAGAAAAAATGAAAATATTAATGATTTGATTAATAAATATAATGTAAAATATAAAATAAAAAAAATAGAAAAATCTAAATCATTTGAGTTAAAATCAATAAATTTAAGATCATATTATAATAAAAATATACTTGCATTTGGTGATTTATTACATCGAATTCATCCACTAGCAGGTCAAGGCTTTAACATGACGCTTCGCGATATTAAAATTCTTTTAGAAATTATTAAAAAAAAACGTGAATTAGGTTTACCTATTGATGATTCTGTAAATTCAGAGTTTGAAAAGAAAATAAAACATAAAAATTTTTTATTTTCAAATGGAATTGATCTTATAAATGAACTTTTCAAGTTAGAGAGAAAAACAAATGTTGATTTTGTAGGTAAGTCAATTCACTTTTTTGGTAAAAAACCATTCATTAATAAGATCTTTACTAGAATTGCAGATGAGGGATTATCTATATAATTTATTGGAGGGTGTTGTTGTTAAATTCATCGTAAGTATATGTGCTTAAAATTTCGGCAATATTATTTTTTCTTTCATTTAGATTTTGAGCCTCTAATAGCATTTGTTTTTCTTCTAAGGAAAAAGGAGATGCCATTGCAAGAGCATTAATCGTTTCATCTAAACTTTGTTTTTCTAAAGCTTTCCAATTAATAATAAAACCCTTTTTTTCAAAAAGATATTTTAAATCTTTAAAAATAAGTTCAAGGTCAGAAAATTTTAAATCTTCTTTTTCATTATTAAGATCTTTATTAAAGTTATCAAAATTTACTTCAAAAATTCTATATTTTTTTTTAACTTGCAATTCTTTCTTTTTTTCAAATCTTATAAGACCTCTCAGTTCAATCAAATATCGTCCATCTTCAGTTTCTTTAAAAGAAGTTATTTTACCCATACATCCAACATTATGAAGTTCAGGAATATGAAAAGTATCGGCTGAAGTTTTTGGTTGAATCATTCCAATTAATTTATTTGACCTCATGCAATCGTCAATCATGTCAATATATCTAGGCTCAAAAATATTCAGCGGAACTGAAGTTTTGGGAAAAATAATGAAGTTACTTAATGGAAATACTGGAATTTGTTTTGGCAGATCAATTTTGTTCATTATTAATGATTATATAATAAAATCACTTATTTTTAAAAATATTTTTATTAGGAGAGTTTGTTAACCTGAATTATTTTTTTTAGATTATTATTAATTGTAAATTTATGATCAAATTTCTCATAAGTTTGATCTTTCGTTAAATTTGCAAAAAATAACCAGTTTCGAATAATCATTATATCGTTAAATCCAATTCCTTTATTAGTGTTTTGTTTTTTTTTCATTAGGTTAAATTTTGGAAATTTTGAATCTACAATTTGTTCATAATTTTTCCAATCAGGATTATATTTTATATGAGTTTGTTCTGCATTTTCGTAACCTGGATATTTTTTATTAAATTCTGAACAACCCCTCTTAATATTTGCTGATAAATTTTTCGAAATTGAAAATTTGATAATTTCATCTACATTATTTTTTACAATTTTTGCCTCCTCAATTGATCTACAATAAATAAAACCTTTGTAATTTGATTTAGAATTAGATCTTAGATCAATCATACATTTTCTTAAATTATTATTTGGTAATAAAATATTATCAAAAATTATAAACAGTTTTATTAAATCAATAACATTTTCTAAATTAATCGTAACTTTTATACAAGAGAAACAAAATTCAGGAATAATCTCATATGTTTTAAATACAGAAAAATGTCTATCACAATTTAAATTTAAATCATTTCTTCTGAATATTTGAGTTTGTGTAAAAAATAAATTGTGAAAGTTTTTATTAATTATATTATTAGCTTCATTAAATAAATTTATAATATCATTGTCTTCAATTTTTTTTTTTAAAAAAAAATTATATTTTGAATTTTTAATAGCGAGATCGGTTTCAATAATTTTATTTTGATCGACGTTACTAATATTTGTTTGGTTTAGCTTTTCAGTTATTATTTCTATTAATTTATTGTCATTTGGGTTTAAATCCAAAGCTAATTTATAATATTTTAATGCTGATAAATTTTCTCCTAAATTTGAATAACATTTACCTATATTTTCATAAGTTTCCAAAAATTTATTATTTATTGTTAAGGCTTTTTTAAAATCTTTAATAGCATCATTAAAATTACCAAGTTCGAATGATGCTGATCCTCTTGCATTAAAACACATAAATGAATTATTGTTAATTTTAATTGCTATTGAATATGCTTCAAATGACTTCTTAAATTCTTTTAAATTTAAATAAATAAAACCTTTTAGACAGACTAAATCAAAATCACTTTGATGATTGCCAATATTATTAATTAAAGTTAAAGATTCTTTAAATTTATTATTTTTAATAAGTTTTATTATTTCTGGATATTTGTTTTTCATATCTTTTTTAAATATAATTTATCACTTATTTCAATTTTTTTATATTGCTTGCAATTCTAAAAGCCTCTATTTATAATAATTTTAAATAAGCGGGCATAGCTCAGTGGTAGAGCGTCTCGTTGCCAACGAGAAGGTCGAGGGTTCGACCCCCTTTGCCCGCTCCAAAAAATTTATGAGTGATTTAGCAAGTAAAAAATGTGTTCCATGTGAAGGAAATATCCCACCCTTTAATGCTGGTGAAATACACAAATATCTAAAAAAGGTTGATGGTTGGGAAGTTTTAGAAGATAAAATTGATGGTTTTCATTTAATAAAAAGTTTCAAATTTGATAATTTTTTAGACAGTCAAGAATTTGTAAATAAAGTTGGAGAAATAGCTGAGTCTGAAGGTCATCACCCTGATTTATGGTTCGGATGGGGTTATGCGAGAATTAAAATATACACGCATGCAATTAAAGGTCTTGCGGAGAGCGATTTTATTCTTGCGGCAAAAATAGACCAGATATCTAATGTCTAAAGTGTCTTGTCTTTGAAAAAACAAGCACTGTATCTGTTTCATTTGCAAAATTAATTATTTCTTTATCTCTTATTGATCCAGATGGTTGAACAACCGCTTTAACACCTGATTGTACTAATTTTTCAATACCATCTACAAATGGAAAAAAAGCATCTGAGGCTGCAACCAAATTATCAGTTTCAAGATTAAATTTTTTCATTTTATTTATTGCTATTTGACAACTGTCTAATCTACTTGGTTGACCAGATCCAATACCAACAGTTGTTTCGTTTGATGCTAAAACTATTGCATTTGATTTCACATATCTGCATACATTAAAAGCAAAAATTAGATCCTTAAGTTGTTTTGATGTTGGTTTTCTTTTTGATACAATTTTAAAATTTTTTTTTGAAAATAAGTTTAAATCCTCTGATTGAATCATTATAGCTCGATTAAATGATATAAATTTATGAAGTTCTTTTGATGTATAATTTGTTCCATCAATTAATCTTAGGTTTTTTTTAGTTTTTAATATTTTGAGAGCATTACTATCAAAACCATTTGCAATTATGACTTCTAAAAATAATTTATTTAACTCTTTAGCTAAATTTATTGTAATTTTAAAATTACAAGAAACTATTCCTCCAAAGGCACTTAAAGGGTCACAAGAAAGAGCTGATTTATAACTTTCTAAATTGTCATATTTAGTTGAAACTCCACATGGATTTGTATGTTTAACTATGACTGTTCCTCTGCCTTTTGGTAAAGATCTTGAAATTGTTAGAGCACTAAATATATCATTATAATTGTTGTAACTAAGTTGTTTTCCATGAATTTGTTTTAAATTTGTACTCGAACTAATTGAATAGATTGCACTTTGTTGATGAGGATTTTCTCCGTATCTAAGTTTTTCTGTGAGATTTCCATAGAATACTTTTTTCTTAGGAAAAATAGTATTTGTTTTTTTATTAAAATAGTCAGAAATAACGGAGTCATAATAAGCTGTTTCAGTAAAAGCTATCCTTGATAGCTTTTCCCTAAAACTTAAGGAAGTAGATCCTTTGAATTTTTTTAGTTCTTGAATTAATTCCTCATATTGATCTGAAGACGTTATTACAGCTACATCATTATAGTTTTTTGCTGCAGATCTAACCATAGTAGGACCACCTACATCTATATTTTCTATTATTTTTTGATGATTATTTGTTTTTTTTAGAGTGTTCTCAAATGGATAAAAATTAACTATGACTAAATCAATATTCTCAAAATTATTATCTTTAAGATCTTTTAAGTGAGATTTTTTTTTTCTTTTATTTAAAATTCCAGCATGGATTTTTGGATGAAGAGTTTTTACTCTACCCTCCAAAATTTCAGGGGAATTAGTAAAATCAGATACTTCTAAACAATTAAATTTTAATCTTTTAATCTCTTTATAAGTACCACCCGAGCTAATTATTTTAATTTTGTTCTTTTTTAAAATATTTAATAATGGTTTTAAGTTTGTTTTGTCAGATACAGATATAAGAGCTGTTTTAATTTTTTTCTTCATTACAACTTACTTATTTCCCACTTAATTAACTGCTCTTTTTCGTTGTTCATACCTGATATAAAAATATTTTGGTTTTGTTTATATGAATTTTTATTACCGAAATATAAACCATTATCAATATTAATATCAAAGTTATCACAACTAAATTTCCAACCTTCTTCATCTATTTCAATTAGTATAGATTTGTTATCTTGTGTTTTCATTACTTTTGAGTTTGGATCAAGATGAAATCTAATATCAAATTTAATTTCTTTATTTGAACTTTTTCTAAATAATTTATCATAGCCAACAAATTTCATTTGTTCTGGGTAGAACTCAATCTCTCTCTCATAAATGGTTCCAAATTTAATTAAATATCCATCATGTGTACCTGATATTTTCCAATAATTATTTTCAAAAACTACATTTTTTTTTGATACTTTTAGCCCTTTATCAACAATCAAATTTTTTTGATGCTTAATAAAATTACAAGAAGAATAATCCTCAATACTTAAAGCACAATGTAAAGCTGTACTTCTTGATAATTTATTAAATTTATTATTTTTATCTGAATAGTAACCAGCATTAGAAATTAATTTTTTATCATTAGAAAATATTTCAAATGATAAAGCTCCAGCCTGATAGTCGTTAGAAAACATTTTGCTAGGACTAGATCCAATATCAGCAGCAAGAATTATTTTTTTATTTTTTAATATTGCATATCCACCAAGTTCATTGATTTGATTTTTAAAAGTATAACCAAACCTTTTTAAATATTGATCAAATTCTTTATTTTCAGAAGAATAATTACCATTAAAAAAAACATCTTGTTTTATATTTTGCCAAATGAAAGCATAACTTGATCCCAAATAATAAATGGTCTCATCAATATATTCAGGTATTAAGCTCTGAGATTCTTTAAACCACTCTCTAATAATTATAAAGTATTTTAAATAAAATATTAATTGTCTGATATTTCTAGATTTTGTAAAACCCTGGTTGTCAATTGAAGATTTAATAATATTTTTTAATAAATTCAATCCATTTACAATATATTGTTTTTCATTTTTGTATGCTAATCCAGTTAAAATGATTGCAGCGCACCCAATCATTTTATTTTCTACTTCTTTTGAGTTTTTGATTTCATTTAACAAATGATTAGTTTGTTTTTGAATCATATAATCAAAAGTGGATCTGTATTCTTGGTCACTATCTTCGTAAGTGAGTTGATGATTTGATAACCATGAAATAATTCTTTTTGCTGTTAAATCAAATTCCCAGCTTTTTTTTTGATATTTACTATTATTTGAAATCCAGTTTTTGATAACTGTTTGTGTTGTTTTTTTTGAAGATTTTAAATCTAAGCTAAAAAACCAAAAAAAATTATTTAATTTTTCATAATCTTTTGAGCTTAAATTATTTTGCCAAATTGAATCAATAGCAAAGTCTTCAATTTTATATTTCTTATTTTGGTATTTTATTATAGACGAAAGCAAATGAGGACTTGGTTTATATTCAAAACTACTATCAAAAGTTTTTGATATTTTTTTTTCGTAAAAATTTGAATTTTGATATATTGATTTAAAACTATCTCTTATATTTAAATAAAATTGACCTAAAATGCCTAAGGAATTTGTATTAATCATTAACTTATTTTAATTTTAATAAATTAATATTTTTCTTTATATCTCCATCATTACTTTTGAACACTGTAGTACCGGAAACAAGAATGTTAGCACCAGCATCAATTGCACTTTTACAATTATCAAAATTTATTCCACCATCAATTTCTATGTCAAAATCTAAATTTTTTTGCTCTCTTATTTTTTTTAATTCTTTAATTTTATCTAAAACTTCTGGCATAAATTTTTGGCCGCCAAATCCAGGATTTACACTCATAATTAACACTAAATCTATTTG
Above is a genomic segment from Candidatus Pelagibacter sp. FZCC0015 containing:
- a CDS encoding 4a-hydroxytetrahydrobiopterin dehydratase, yielding MSDLASKKCVPCEGNIPPFNAGEIHKYLKKVDGWEVLEDKIDGFHLIKSFKFDNFLDSQEFVNKVGEIAESEGHHPDLWFGWGYARIKIYTHAIKGLAESDFILAAKIDQISNV
- a CDS encoding DNA translocase FtsK, with the protein product MDIKKTANLFINFLIKRLAEIFGTIVFSGGCLLLIALLTYSPEDPNFIFPDNTEIRNTLGFHGSFVSDLFFQSVGLVAYLISLTFIFTGINIIRHKEFFLIIENTFFIILYSLFGALFFANFYSNAFTLYINGNGGFVGSFLNETFLNSLIEINATLSYYMLIVIILFVFLISINFNLIKFFIFLKKILKFLNKNNEKNYTNKNEIINEYIPQEEIKNLIQGDLPFIKTENKNTVKTTFKLPSVDLLKIPSKNERGNLKENEIYDSEFLEKILLDFGVSGNIKKVSHGPVVTLNEFEPAAGVKVSKIINLSDDIARNTSSESARIATIPGRNTVGIELPNNARENVYLSEILKNQDFKKREIKLPIALGKSISGIPVVGDLSSMPHLLIAGTTGSGKSVCINTIILSLLYRHTPDKCKFILIDPKMLELSTYEGIPHLLCPVITEAKKAASVLGWVVKEMESRYRLMTKEGVRNIDGYNSKHKLPMPYIVVVVDEMSDLMLVAGKEIENYIQKLSQMARAAGIHIIMATQRPSVDVITGTIKANFPTRISFQVTSKIDSRTILGEQGAEQLLGKGDMLYMSSANRIVRIHAPFVSDNEIEKINNFLRSQAEPDYVDEILNFADEKEIGHNQNMEDKDDLYNQAVEIIRSEGKASTSFLQRKLQIGYNRAARMIDMMEADGIVSKANHVGKRDVL
- the purH gene encoding bifunctional phosphoribosylaminoimidazolecarboxamide formyltransferase/IMP cyclohydrolase — encoded protein: MKKKIKTALISVSDKTNLKPLLNILKKNKIKIISSGGTYKEIKRLKFNCLEVSDFTNSPEILEGRVKTLHPKIHAGILNKRKKKSHLKDLKDNNFENIDLVIVNFYPFENTLKKTNNHQKIIENIDVGGPTMVRSAAKNYNDVAVITSSDQYEELIQELKKFKGSTSLSFREKLSRIAFTETAYYDSVISDYFNKKTNTIFPKKKVFYGNLTEKLRYGENPHQQSAIYSISSSTNLKQIHGKQLSYNNYNDIFSALTISRSLPKGRGTVIVKHTNPCGVSTKYDNLESYKSALSCDPLSAFGGIVSCNFKITINLAKELNKLFLEVIIANGFDSNALKILKTKKNLRLIDGTNYTSKELHKFISFNRAIMIQSEDLNLFSKKNFKIVSKRKPTSKQLKDLIFAFNVCRYVKSNAIVLASNETTVGIGSGQPSRLDSCQIAINKMKKFNLETDNLVAASDAFFPFVDGIEKLVQSGVKAVVQPSGSIRDKEIINFANETDTVLVFSKTRHFRH
- a CDS encoding heparinase II/III family protein, whose protein sequence is MINTNSLGILGQFYLNIRDSFKSIYQNSNFYEKKISKTFDSSFEYKPSPHLLSSIIKYQNKKYKIEDFAIDSIWQNNLSSKDYEKLNNFFWFFSLDLKSSKKTTQTVIKNWISNNSKYQKKSWEFDLTAKRIISWLSNHQLTYEDSDQEYRSTFDYMIQKQTNHLLNEIKNSKEVENKMIGCAAIILTGLAYKNEKQYIVNGLNLLKNIIKSSIDNQGFTKSRNIRQLIFYLKYFIIIREWFKESQSLIPEYIDETIYYLGSSYAFIWQNIKQDVFFNGNYSSENKEFDQYLKRFGYTFKNQINELGGYAILKNKKIILAADIGSSPSKMFSNDYQAGALSFEIFSNDKKLISNAGYYSDKNNKFNKLSRSTALHCALSIEDYSSCNFIKHQKNLIVDKGLKVSKKNVVFENNYWKISGTHDGYLIKFGTIYEREIEFYPEQMKFVGYDKLFRKSSNKEIKFDIRFHLDPNSKVMKTQDNKSILIEIDEEGWKFSCDNFDINIDNGLYFGNKNSYKQNQNIFISGMNNEKEQLIKWEISKL
- a CDS encoding LON peptidase substrate-binding domain-containing protein, with protein sequence MNKIDLPKQIPVFPLSNFIIFPKTSVPLNIFEPRYIDMIDDCMRSNKLIGMIQPKTSADTFHIPELHNVGCMGKITSFKETEDGRYLIELRGLIRFEKKKELQVKKKYRIFEVNFDNFNKDLNNEKEDLKFSDLELIFKDLKYLFEKKGFIINWKALEKQSLDETINALAMASPFSLEEKQMLLEAQNLNERKNNIAEILSTYTYDEFNNNTLQ
- a CDS encoding ubiquinone biosynthesis protein UbiB; this translates as MYHLIFIVKIKNNMRVCILGTGLSSLTLAKALVNQNIYVDLLAQKKNLLIDKSRTIGITKSNIDFLNKNIINIEKIIWKLKKIEIFSENFKDQTLIEFKNNNKELFSIVKNYKFYERLEKSLNQNNYFKKKNFQKKIKFKKKYELVINTDFSNSISRKYFSKKIIKKYNSLAYTTIIKHDKIKNNVASQIFTKQGPLAFLPISNRETSIVYSLDSNSKRKNENINDLINKYNVKYKIKKIEKSKSFELKSINLRSYYNKNILAFGDLLHRIHPLAGQGFNMTLRDIKILLEIIKKKRELGLPIDDSVNSEFEKKIKHKNFLFSNGIDLINELFKLERKTNVDFVGKSIHFFGKKPFINKIFTRIADEGLSI
- a CDS encoding tetratricopeptide repeat protein produces the protein MKNKYPEIIKLIKNNKFKESLTLINNIGNHQSDFDLVCLKGFIYLNLKEFKKSFEAYSIAIKINNNSFMCFNARGSASFELGNFNDAIKDFKKALTINNKFLETYENIGKCYSNLGENLSALKYYKLALDLNPNDNKLIEIITEKLNQTNISNVDQNKIIETDLAIKNSKYNFFLKKKIEDNDIINLFNEANNIINKNFHNLFFTQTQIFRRNDLNLNCDRHFSVFKTYEIIPEFCFSCIKVTINLENVIDLIKLFIIFDNILLPNNNLRKCMIDLRSNSKSNYKGFIYCRSIEEAKIVKNNVDEIIKFSISKNLSANIKRGCSEFNKKYPGYENAEQTHIKYNPDWKNYEQIVDSKFPKFNLMKKKQNTNKGIGFNDIMIIRNWLFFANLTKDQTYEKFDHKFTINNNLKKIIQVNKLS